In Paenibacillus sonchi, a single genomic region encodes these proteins:
- a CDS encoding ABC transporter permease subunit → MRNIWTLYHKEMLESLRSYKLIWVPVVFIILGIMQPLTTYYMPEILKASGNVPPGMLEGYEMPGSAVVMAQALGQYGTIGMLILVLGVMNSLAGERSSGTIEMLLAKPVAPAAIVSAKWAAQLTVLVMALGLGAAGAAYYTEQLMGPVSWSNLAAAAGLYGLWLLCAVSLTLLFSAWLRGPAAAFLGLLAAAAMSLAHSLLPSLLDWMPAALTAISAEMMTEGDGMAWGPIFSAVVLIVICVASASLFIHRKQLPE, encoded by the coding sequence ATGAGGAATATTTGGACGCTCTATCACAAAGAAATGCTGGAATCCCTGCGCAGCTATAAGCTGATCTGGGTTCCAGTGGTATTTATCATTCTCGGTATTATGCAGCCGCTCACGACTTATTACATGCCCGAAATTCTCAAAGCTTCGGGAAATGTCCCTCCAGGCATGCTGGAGGGGTATGAGATGCCCGGTTCTGCTGTGGTAATGGCCCAGGCACTTGGACAATATGGCACCATCGGCATGCTGATACTTGTGCTGGGTGTAATGAACAGCCTGGCTGGTGAGCGGAGCAGCGGAACTATAGAGATGCTGTTGGCCAAACCGGTGGCCCCGGCGGCTATTGTTTCAGCCAAATGGGCTGCGCAGCTGACCGTTCTTGTTATGGCCCTCGGGCTTGGCGCGGCAGGGGCGGCCTACTATACAGAGCAGCTAATGGGCCCGGTTTCCTGGAGCAATCTGGCTGCTGCGGCCGGACTGTATGGGCTGTGGCTGCTATGCGCAGTCTCGCTGACGCTCCTGTTCAGCGCATGGCTGCGCGGACCTGCCGCTGCTTTTCTGGGACTGCTGGCTGCAGCAGCAATGTCGCTGGCCCATAGCCTCTTGCCTTCGCTGCTAGACTGGATGCCCGCGGCGCTTACCGCTATTTCTGCCGAAATGATGACAGAAGGGGACGGAATGGCATGGGGCCCGATCTTTTCTGCCGTAGTACTGATTGTTATATGTGTTGCCTCCGCTTCACTCTTCATTCACAGGAAGCAATTACCGGAATAA